One Streptomyces sp. RPA4-2 genomic window carries:
- a CDS encoding nucleobase:cation symporter-2 family protein, translating into MAASGLQHVAAMYAGVVAPPLIVGAAAGLSGSELTFLTAACLFTAGLATFLQTLGFWKIGARLPFVNGVTFAGVAPMTAIVASTKDRSDALPVIFGAVVVAGVLGFVAAPFFSKAVRFFPPVVTGSVITLIGVSLLPVAFGWAQGPDPAAHDYGSPTFLGLAGATLVIVLLLRRFTRGFVKQIAVLLGLVAGTLVAIPLGITDFTPVADADVVGFPVPFHFGAPQFQLAAILSMCVVMVVSMTESTADMLALGEIVERPADERTIAAGLRADTLGSALSPLFNGFMCSAFAQNIGLVAMTRVRSRYVVATGGGFLVLMGLCPMAASLIAVVPRPVLGGAGVVLFGSVAASGIQTLVRAGLDKDNNVLIVAVSLAVGIIPITAPDFYHAFPQTARIVLDSGISTGCVTAVLLNLVFNHGGRRRDAGEVTHPMEAGEDLKAVPAH; encoded by the coding sequence ATGGCCGCCAGCGGTCTCCAGCACGTCGCCGCCATGTACGCGGGAGTCGTCGCCCCACCTCTGATCGTCGGCGCCGCCGCGGGCCTCTCCGGCAGCGAACTGACCTTCCTCACCGCCGCGTGTCTCTTCACCGCCGGCCTCGCCACCTTCCTCCAGACGCTCGGCTTCTGGAAGATCGGCGCCCGGCTGCCGTTCGTCAACGGGGTCACCTTCGCCGGCGTCGCCCCCATGACCGCGATCGTCGCCTCCACCAAGGACAGGAGCGACGCGCTGCCGGTCATCTTCGGCGCGGTCGTCGTCGCGGGTGTCCTCGGCTTCGTCGCCGCCCCCTTCTTCAGCAAGGCGGTCCGCTTCTTCCCGCCCGTCGTCACCGGGTCCGTCATCACCCTCATCGGCGTCTCCCTGCTGCCGGTCGCCTTCGGCTGGGCGCAGGGCCCCGACCCGGCGGCCCACGACTACGGTTCGCCGACCTTCCTGGGCCTCGCCGGCGCGACGCTCGTGATCGTGCTGCTGCTGCGCCGCTTCACCCGCGGGTTCGTCAAGCAGATCGCCGTGCTGCTCGGACTGGTCGCCGGCACGCTCGTCGCGATCCCCCTCGGCATCACGGACTTCACTCCGGTCGCCGACGCGGACGTGGTGGGCTTCCCGGTCCCGTTCCACTTCGGCGCACCGCAGTTCCAGCTCGCCGCGATCCTCTCGATGTGCGTGGTCATGGTGGTCTCGATGACCGAATCGACCGCGGACATGCTGGCGTTGGGCGAGATCGTCGAACGGCCCGCCGACGAGCGGACCATCGCGGCGGGCCTGCGGGCCGACACGCTCGGCTCCGCGCTCAGCCCGCTCTTCAACGGCTTCATGTGCAGTGCCTTCGCCCAGAACATCGGCCTCGTCGCGATGACCCGGGTCCGCAGCCGGTACGTGGTCGCCACGGGCGGCGGCTTCCTGGTCCTGATGGGCCTGTGCCCGATGGCGGCCTCACTGATCGCGGTCGTACCGCGTCCGGTGCTCGGCGGCGCGGGTGTGGTCCTCTTCGGTTCGGTCGCCGCCAGCGGCATCCAGACCCTCGTACGGGCCGGCCTGGACAAGGACAACAACGTCCTGATCGTCGCCGTGTCGCTGGCCGTAGGCATCATCCCGATCACCGCGCCGGACTTCTACCACGCCTTCCCGCAGACCGCGCGGATCGTCCTGGACTCGGGGATCTCGACGGGGTGCGTGACCGCCGTGCTCCTCAACCTCGTCTTCAACCACGGGGGCCGGCGGCGTGACGCGGGCGAGGTCACCCACCCCATGGAAGCCGGCGAGGACCTGAAGGCCGTCCCGGCCCACTGA
- a CDS encoding chitosanase produces MHTPHIHTSRRTLLALIGASLVAGPVLAAQSASGAAAVGLDDPTKKEIAMKLVSSAENSSLDWKAQYKYIEDIGDGRGYTAGIIGFCSGTGDMLDLVELYTQRKPGNVLAKYLPALRDVDGSDSHQGLDPGFPADWRKAAQDTAFQQAQNDERDRVYFNPAVQRGKADGIGVLGQFTYYDAIVMHGDGTDSTSFSSIRKRALAKAKPPAQGGDEVTYLNAFLDARVWAMKQEEAHSDTTRVDTEQRVFVKNRNLNLNTPLDWKVYGDSYHIG; encoded by the coding sequence GTGCACACCCCCCACATCCACACCTCACGACGCACCCTGCTCGCTCTGATAGGAGCCTCACTGGTGGCAGGTCCGGTCCTCGCGGCGCAGTCCGCGAGCGGTGCCGCGGCCGTCGGCCTGGACGACCCGACGAAGAAGGAGATCGCCATGAAGCTGGTCTCCAGCGCGGAGAACTCCTCGCTGGACTGGAAGGCTCAGTACAAGTACATCGAGGACATCGGTGACGGCCGCGGCTACACCGCCGGGATCATCGGTTTCTGTTCGGGCACCGGTGACATGCTCGACCTCGTCGAGCTGTACACCCAGCGCAAGCCGGGCAACGTCCTCGCCAAGTACCTGCCCGCGCTGCGCGACGTGGACGGCAGCGACTCGCACCAGGGCCTGGACCCCGGCTTCCCCGCCGACTGGCGCAAGGCCGCCCAGGACACGGCGTTCCAGCAGGCCCAGAACGACGAGCGCGACCGGGTCTACTTCAACCCGGCCGTCCAGCGGGGCAAGGCCGACGGCATCGGTGTGCTCGGCCAGTTCACCTACTACGACGCCATCGTCATGCACGGCGACGGCACGGACAGCACCAGCTTCAGCAGCATCCGCAAGCGGGCGCTGGCCAAGGCGAAGCCGCCGGCCCAGGGCGGCGACGAGGTGACGTATCTGAACGCCTTCCTCGACGCCCGGGTCTGGGCGATGAAGCAGGAGGAGGCGCACTCCGACACCACCCGGGTCGACACCGAGCAGCGGGTGTTCGTCAAGAACCGGAACCTCAACCTGAACACACCGCTGGACTGGAAGGTCTACGGGGACAGTTACCACATCGGCTGA
- a CDS encoding MFS transporter encodes MDYTEVVAMPSRNPPPTPPHVPAPAPGPAPAPAPAPRTYSRRASLIVLCAGTLMTILDGNVVTVAMPAIQSDLGFSGPGLAWVVNAYLIPFGGLLLLSGRLGDLVGRRRMFTTGLAVFTAASVLCGVATGPGTLVLARALQGVGGAMTSAVVLGMLVALFPEPREQARAIAVFSAVGAAGGALGTFLGGALTQAAGWHWIFLVNLPIGVAAWVAAVRILAPEKGVGLGRGADWTGAALVTAALMLTVYTIVGTGDRSPGATLTLAGLAVALYAAFLVRQTRAARPLLRLRLFRSRPLSGANAVQILMIAGMYGFQYIGALYLQRVLGYGALLTGTAFLPAPVAIGALMLGLSARTIARFGPYRVLLLGLALVTTGMALLSRAPVHGTYAADVLPAMLLLAAGFAAAMPAVTGLAMAGVREEDAGLASGLFNTTQVVGGSLGLAVLTTLAASRTERLTGTGAPFVTATADGYRLAFAVATGIAAAALLLTATALRPGAASSTPSTDARPLHDAHSPS; translated from the coding sequence ATGGATTACACGGAGGTCGTCGCCATGCCGTCCCGGAACCCGCCCCCGACACCGCCACACGTACCGGCACCGGCACCGGGACCGGCACCCGCACCCGCACCCGCACCGCGGACGTACTCCCGCCGGGCGTCGCTGATCGTCCTGTGCGCCGGCACCCTGATGACCATCCTGGACGGGAACGTCGTCACGGTCGCGATGCCCGCGATCCAGAGCGACCTGGGGTTCTCGGGGCCTGGGCTCGCCTGGGTGGTGAACGCGTATCTGATCCCGTTCGGCGGCCTGTTGCTGCTGTCGGGGCGGCTGGGCGATCTGGTGGGCCGCAGGCGGATGTTCACCACCGGGCTCGCCGTGTTCACGGCGGCGTCCGTGCTGTGCGGGGTCGCCACCGGTCCGGGCACGCTGGTCTTGGCCCGCGCCCTGCAGGGTGTGGGCGGGGCGATGACCTCGGCGGTGGTCCTCGGCATGCTGGTCGCACTCTTCCCCGAACCGCGCGAACAGGCGCGTGCCATCGCGGTGTTCAGCGCGGTCGGCGCCGCGGGCGGTGCGCTCGGGACGTTTCTGGGCGGGGCGCTGACGCAGGCCGCCGGCTGGCACTGGATCTTTCTGGTCAACCTGCCGATCGGGGTGGCCGCCTGGGTCGCCGCGGTGCGGATCCTCGCGCCGGAGAAGGGAGTCGGGCTGGGCAGGGGCGCCGACTGGACCGGGGCGGCGCTGGTCACGGCCGCACTGATGCTGACGGTGTACACGATCGTCGGCACCGGCGACCGGAGTCCGGGCGCGACACTCACCCTGGCCGGGCTCGCCGTGGCGCTCTACGCCGCGTTCCTCGTGCGCCAGACACGAGCCGCGCGTCCACTGCTGCGCCTGCGGCTGTTCCGCTCCCGTCCACTGTCGGGCGCGAACGCGGTCCAGATCCTGATGATCGCCGGCATGTACGGCTTCCAGTACATCGGTGCCCTCTACCTCCAGCGCGTCCTGGGATACGGCGCGTTGCTGACCGGGACGGCGTTCCTGCCGGCACCGGTCGCGATCGGGGCGCTGATGCTGGGCCTGTCCGCACGGACGATCGCCCGCTTCGGCCCGTACCGGGTCCTGCTTCTCGGGCTCGCCCTCGTCACGACGGGCATGGCTCTGCTCAGCCGGGCCCCGGTCCATGGCACGTACGCCGCCGACGTGCTGCCCGCGATGCTGCTGCTCGCCGCCGGGTTCGCGGCGGCGATGCCCGCGGTGACGGGACTCGCGATGGCGGGCGTCCGTGAGGAGGACGCGGGACTGGCCTCCGGGCTGTTCAACACCACGCAGGTGGTGGGGGGTTCACTGGGCCTCGCGGTCCTCACCACGCTGGCGGCGAGCCGCACGGAGCGCCTGACCGGCACAGGCGCTCCGTTCGTCACGGCGACGGCAGACGGCTACCGGCTGGCGTTCGCGGTGGCCACCGGGATCGCGGCGGCGGCCCTGCTGCTGACGGCCACCGCCCTGCGTCCAGGGGCCGCCTCCTCCACGCCCTCGACGGACGCCCGGCCCCTCCACGACGCGCACTCCCCCTCATGA
- a CDS encoding helix-turn-helix domain-containing protein gives MSRGNTGVTAQAVHAEACPVREVLDRVAGKWSVQILVAAAHGPIRFTELERSIDGISRRMLTLTLRNLERDGLVTRTVHPTVPPKVEYELTTVARELHVTLLSLTDWAERHRVTIAESRAAYDDRHRPEPLDA, from the coding sequence ATGTCCCGGGGGAACACCGGTGTTACCGCACAGGCCGTGCACGCGGAGGCGTGCCCGGTCCGGGAAGTTCTTGACAGGGTCGCCGGAAAATGGAGCGTGCAGATCCTCGTGGCCGCCGCGCACGGTCCGATCCGCTTCACCGAGCTGGAGCGCAGCATCGACGGCATCAGCCGCCGCATGCTCACCCTGACGCTGCGCAATCTGGAACGCGACGGACTCGTCACGCGGACCGTCCACCCGACGGTTCCGCCCAAGGTCGAGTACGAACTTACAACGGTGGCGCGTGAGTTGCATGTGACCCTGCTGTCCCTGACGGACTGGGCCGAGCGGCACCGCGTCACGATCGCCGAGTCCCGCGCGGCCTACGACGACCGGCACCGGCCGGAGCCGCTGGACGCGTAG
- a CDS encoding histidine phosphatase family protein — protein MGDLLLVRHGETEWSLSGRHTGSTDIPLTENGREQARRLAPLIASFHISAAFVSPMQRARETARLAGFEGARVDADLCEWDYGGYEGVTTVEIHRARPDWFLFDDGVVPGPPEHPGESPGQVGARAERMLAKIDAALAEVQGSVAVFSHGHFLRVLTARRLGLPAKDGALFQLATGTVSRLSTEHRRHVVAGWNVRPAS, from the coding sequence ATGGGCGACCTCCTTCTCGTGCGGCACGGCGAGACCGAGTGGTCCTTGTCCGGGCGGCACACCGGATCGACCGACATCCCGTTGACCGAGAACGGCCGCGAGCAGGCCCGGCGGCTGGCCCCGCTGATCGCCTCGTTCCACATCTCCGCGGCGTTCGTCAGCCCGATGCAGCGGGCGCGGGAGACGGCGCGGCTGGCCGGGTTCGAGGGGGCGCGGGTCGACGCGGACCTGTGCGAGTGGGACTACGGCGGGTACGAAGGCGTGACGACCGTGGAGATCCACCGGGCCCGGCCCGACTGGTTCCTCTTCGACGACGGTGTCGTGCCCGGACCGCCGGAGCATCCCGGGGAGAGCCCCGGGCAGGTCGGAGCGCGCGCGGAACGGATGCTGGCCAAGATCGACGCGGCTCTCGCCGAGGTGCAGGGCAGTGTCGCCGTCTTCTCCCACGGGCACTTCCTGCGGGTGCTGACGGCGCGGCGGCTGGGGCTGCCCGCGAAGGACGGCGCGCTGTTCCAGCTCGCCACCGGGACCGTGAGCCGGCTGAGCACCGAGCACCGCCGGCATGTGGTGGCCGGCTGGAATGTCAGACCCGCCTCGTAG
- a CDS encoding DUF397 domain-containing protein: protein MNTGSSELKWYKSSYSTNDGPECVEIAATPRTIHIRDSKNAQGPHLGFTPDHWTAFVAFAVTSSPS from the coding sequence ATGAACACCGGTAGTTCCGAGCTGAAGTGGTACAAGAGCAGCTACAGCACGAACGACGGCCCTGAGTGCGTCGAAATCGCCGCCACCCCCCGCACGATCCACATACGCGACTCGAAGAACGCCCAAGGCCCCCACCTCGGCTTCACCCCCGACCACTGGACCGCCTTCGTCGCCTTCGCGGTCACCTCCTCCCCCTCCTGA
- a CDS encoding helix-turn-helix transcriptional regulator, translating to MDVTANEPRPADGTDDDSAAVLRTVGKVIKMWRERAALKQSELGTAIGYSEEQVSSVERGRRAPRRQFLEAADQALGAAGMIAGLAKDVEEARYPKKVRDLAKLEGEAVEICAYGNTVVHGLLQTEEYARALYGMRRPLFTEDEMERLVAARLARQEVFAQQPPPIFSFVQEEVTLRRPLGGRMVMRRQLEHLLDIGRRRNVEIQVMPTDREDHAGLAGSLHLLKLREGDTVGHNEVQLTSRLISNPKETQVLEIRYGIIRAQALTPRDSLAFIEKALGET from the coding sequence ATGGACGTCACGGCCAACGAGCCGCGGCCGGCCGACGGCACCGACGACGACTCGGCGGCCGTGCTGCGCACGGTGGGCAAGGTCATCAAGATGTGGCGCGAACGGGCGGCGCTCAAGCAGTCCGAACTGGGCACCGCGATCGGGTACAGCGAGGAACAGGTGTCGTCCGTGGAGCGCGGACGACGGGCGCCCAGAAGGCAGTTCCTCGAAGCGGCGGATCAGGCGCTCGGGGCGGCCGGAATGATCGCCGGACTGGCCAAGGACGTGGAGGAGGCCCGGTACCCGAAGAAGGTACGGGATCTGGCGAAGCTGGAAGGTGAGGCCGTCGAGATCTGCGCGTACGGCAACACGGTGGTCCACGGTTTGCTGCAGACAGAGGAGTACGCGCGAGCCCTGTACGGCATGCGTCGCCCGCTGTTCACGGAGGACGAGATGGAACGGCTGGTCGCCGCGCGACTGGCACGCCAGGAGGTCTTCGCCCAACAGCCGCCCCCCATCTTCAGTTTCGTCCAGGAGGAGGTGACACTGCGCCGTCCACTCGGAGGCAGAATGGTGATGCGCAGACAGCTCGAACACCTCTTGGACATCGGCCGACGGCGCAACGTCGAGATCCAGGTCATGCCCACGGACCGCGAGGACCACGCCGGACTCGCGGGGTCGCTCCATCTGCTGAAACTCCGGGAAGGCGACACGGTGGGACACAACGAGGTCCAGCTCACCAGTCGGCTGATCTCCAATCCCAAGGAGACTCAGGTCCTCGAGATCCGGTATGGGATCATCCGGGCCCAGGCCCTCACGCCGCGGGATTCGCTGGCCTTCATCGAGAAAGCGCTGGGAGAGACATGA
- a CDS encoding ATP-binding protein, whose amino-acid sequence MNVDIAAAARDFTLQLSATRRGARLARLLASDQLHRWGWPYGCEGNRTAALLVAELASNAALHGRERGRDFRLALTARADATLRIEVTDPRPDRRPPEPGSLRQAPPEAESGRGLLLVEALAAHWGTTCGDPYTKTVWCEVGLG is encoded by the coding sequence ATGAACGTCGATATTGCCGCCGCCGCCCGCGACTTCACTCTCCAGCTGTCGGCGACCCGCAGAGGCGCCCGGCTGGCCCGCCTCCTCGCGTCCGACCAACTGCACAGGTGGGGCTGGCCCTACGGCTGCGAGGGGAACCGCACCGCCGCGCTGCTGGTGGCGGAGCTGGCGTCGAACGCGGCGCTGCACGGCCGGGAGAGGGGGCGGGACTTCCGGCTGGCCCTCACCGCCCGCGCCGACGCGACGCTCCGTATCGAGGTGACGGACCCGCGCCCGGACCGCCGTCCGCCCGAGCCGGGTTCCCTCCGGCAGGCCCCGCCCGAGGCCGAGTCGGGCCGGGGGCTCCTCCTGGTCGAGGCGCTGGCCGCGCACTGGGGGACGACGTGCGGTGACCCGTACACCAAGACGGTGTGGTGCGAGGTCGGTCTGGGGTGA
- a CDS encoding pyridoxal phosphate-dependent aminotransferase, whose translation MEFRQSSKLSEVCYEIRGPVIEHADALEAAGHSVLRLNTGNPALFGFEAPEEILQDMIRMLPQAHGYTDSRGVLSARRAVAQRYQDRGLEVDVDDVFLGNGVSELVSMAVQALLEDGDEVLIPAPDFPLWTAVTTLAGGKAVHYLCDEQSDWYPDLADMASKITDRTRAVVIINPNNPTGAVYPKEVVEGILDLARRHGLMVFADEIYDQILYDDAVHHSAAALAPDLVVLTFCGLSKTYRVAGFRSGWLVVTGPKQHARNYLEGLTMLASMRLCANAPAQYAIQAALGGRQSIHELTAPGGRLREQRDRAWEKLNEIPGVSCVKPKGALYAFPRIDPEVHRIHDDERFVLDLLLREKIQVVQGTGFNWPRPDHFRILTLPHADDLDAAISRIGRFLSGYRQ comes from the coding sequence ATGGAGTTCCGGCAGTCCAGCAAACTCAGCGAGGTCTGTTACGAGATCCGCGGCCCGGTGATCGAGCACGCCGACGCACTGGAGGCGGCCGGCCACAGTGTGCTGCGCCTCAACACCGGCAACCCCGCGCTCTTCGGTTTCGAGGCTCCGGAGGAGATCCTCCAGGACATGATCCGGATGCTGCCCCAGGCGCACGGGTACACCGATTCACGCGGTGTCCTCTCCGCCCGCAGGGCCGTCGCCCAGCGCTACCAGGACCGGGGCCTGGAAGTGGACGTGGACGACGTCTTCCTCGGCAACGGCGTCTCCGAACTCGTCTCGATGGCCGTCCAGGCCCTGCTGGAGGACGGCGACGAAGTCCTCATCCCCGCACCCGACTTCCCGCTCTGGACGGCCGTCACCACGCTCGCCGGCGGCAAGGCCGTGCACTACCTCTGCGACGAGCAGTCGGACTGGTACCCGGACCTCGCCGACATGGCGTCGAAGATCACCGACCGGACCCGCGCCGTCGTCATCATCAACCCGAACAACCCCACCGGCGCCGTCTATCCGAAGGAGGTCGTCGAGGGCATCCTCGACCTCGCCCGCCGGCACGGCCTGATGGTCTTCGCGGACGAGATCTACGACCAGATCCTCTACGATGACGCGGTCCACCACTCGGCCGCGGCGCTCGCCCCCGACCTGGTGGTCCTGACCTTCTGCGGTCTGTCGAAGACGTACCGGGTGGCGGGCTTCCGCTCGGGCTGGCTGGTGGTGACGGGTCCCAAGCAGCACGCCCGCAACTACCTGGAGGGCCTGACGATGCTGGCCTCCATGCGGCTGTGCGCCAACGCGCCCGCCCAGTACGCCATCCAGGCCGCCCTCGGCGGCCGTCAGTCCATCCACGAGCTGACCGCGCCGGGCGGCCGGCTGCGCGAACAGCGCGACCGGGCCTGGGAGAAGCTCAACGAGATCCCGGGCGTCTCCTGCGTCAAGCCGAAGGGCGCCCTGTACGCCTTCCCGCGCATCGACCCCGAGGTGCACCGGATCCACGACGACGAGCGGTTCGTCCTGGACCTGCTGCTCCGCGAGAAGATCCAGGTCGTCCAGGGCACCGGCTTCAACTGGCCCCGCCCCGACCACTTCCGCATCCTCACCCTCCCGCACGCCGACGACCTGGACGCGGCGATCAGCCGGATCGGGAGGTTCCTGAGCGGGTACCGGCAGTAG
- a CDS encoding helix-turn-helix domain-containing protein codes for MSPRRSYDQYCSAARALDAVGDRWTLLIVRELLGGPRRYTDLHADLPGVSTDVLASRLRDMERDGLTTRRRLPPPGAAYVYELTDRGAELLPVLQALGAWGAPALGERGATDAVRAHWFALPLLRGLAGEGEGLIEVLLDEGEFHVRLGVQDGPVYGDGPAPREPDVRLSLDTATCTAVSRGTSTVLEAVREGRIEVTGESTLAKVLRGE; via the coding sequence ATGTCACCTCGCCGAAGCTACGACCAGTACTGTTCCGCGGCCCGCGCGCTCGACGCCGTCGGTGACCGCTGGACCCTCCTGATCGTCCGCGAGCTGCTCGGCGGCCCGCGCCGCTACACCGATCTGCACGCGGATCTGCCCGGCGTGAGCACGGACGTTCTCGCTTCCCGGCTCAGGGACATGGAGCGTGACGGGCTGACCACCCGGCGCAGGCTGCCGCCGCCCGGCGCCGCGTACGTCTACGAACTCACCGACCGGGGTGCCGAGTTGCTCCCGGTTCTGCAGGCCCTCGGTGCATGGGGCGCGCCCGCTCTCGGCGAGCGCGGGGCCACCGACGCCGTACGGGCGCACTGGTTCGCGCTGCCGCTGCTGCGGGGCCTGGCGGGGGAGGGTGAGGGACTGATCGAAGTCCTTCTGGACGAGGGCGAGTTCCATGTACGGCTGGGTGTCCAGGACGGCCCGGTCTACGGGGACGGGCCCGCCCCGCGGGAGCCGGACGTCCGGCTGTCGCTGGACACCGCGACCTGTACGGCGGTGAGCCGTGGGACCTCGACCGTGCTGGAGGCGGTGCGGGAGGGCCGTATCGAGGTCACGGGGGAGAGCACCCTCGCCAAGGTGCTGCGCGGGGAGTGA
- a CDS encoding VWA domain-containing protein yields the protein MITRQRLAAGVCALLAALTAGIAFPAGAVADETAAQAAPKVELVLDVSGSMRARDIDGGSRMAAAKQAFNEVLDATPEEVQLGIRTLGANYRGNDRKTGCKDTAQLYPVGTLDRTEAKTAVATLNPTGWTPIGPALLKAAADLDGGDGTRRIVLISDGEDTCQPLDPCEVAREIAAKGVGLTIDTLGLVPDAKTRDQLSCIADATGGTYTSVQHKEELTDRVGQLVDRAADPVATPVAVEGADACAEAPALKSGLYTDREEFAQHRWYRVDVEPGKELRASVSVAADRTVNPDYGVLLRAVTVHGREIVRGEAAGNGRTDVISTGLRYPKAESDDENAAAETVCLQVSNSFSAASGVKTTPGMPLELTVDVVDGPDQASDVASFGLGRGWWLLGALVVIGFLAGVLWGWLSRLRIAIWRTN from the coding sequence ATGATCACAAGACAACGGCTGGCGGCGGGAGTCTGCGCCCTGCTCGCCGCCCTGACGGCCGGGATCGCCTTCCCGGCCGGAGCGGTCGCCGACGAAACGGCGGCGCAGGCCGCCCCCAAGGTCGAACTCGTGCTGGACGTCAGCGGTTCGATGCGGGCACGCGACATCGACGGCGGATCACGAATGGCCGCCGCGAAGCAGGCGTTCAACGAGGTACTGGACGCGACACCCGAGGAGGTCCAGCTCGGCATACGCACCCTCGGCGCCAACTACCGGGGCAACGACCGCAAGACGGGCTGCAAGGACACCGCCCAGCTGTACCCGGTGGGAACGCTGGACCGCACGGAGGCGAAGACCGCCGTCGCGACCCTGAACCCCACCGGCTGGACACCGATCGGCCCCGCGCTGCTCAAGGCCGCCGCCGACCTCGACGGCGGCGACGGCACCCGGCGCATCGTCCTCATCAGCGACGGCGAGGACACCTGCCAGCCGCTCGACCCCTGCGAGGTGGCCCGGGAGATCGCCGCCAAGGGCGTCGGTCTCACCATCGACACGCTCGGGCTGGTGCCCGACGCCAAGACCCGCGACCAGCTCAGCTGCATCGCGGACGCGACCGGGGGCACCTACACCTCGGTCCAGCACAAGGAAGAACTCACCGACCGAGTCGGCCAGTTGGTCGACCGGGCGGCCGATCCGGTGGCGACGCCGGTCGCCGTCGAGGGCGCCGACGCCTGCGCCGAGGCCCCGGCCCTGAAGTCCGGGCTCTACACCGACCGTGAGGAGTTCGCGCAGCACCGCTGGTACCGGGTGGACGTCGAGCCGGGCAAGGAACTGCGCGCCTCGGTGAGCGTCGCGGCCGACCGCACGGTCAACCCCGACTACGGGGTGCTGCTGCGCGCCGTCACGGTGCACGGACGGGAGATCGTGCGGGGTGAGGCGGCGGGCAACGGCCGTACCGACGTCATCTCGACCGGTCTGCGGTATCCGAAGGCGGAGAGCGACGACGAGAACGCCGCGGCCGAGACCGTGTGCCTCCAGGTGTCCAACTCCTTCTCGGCGGCGAGCGGCGTGAAGACCACGCCCGGCATGCCGCTGGAGCTGACGGTCGACGTCGTCGACGGGCCGGACCAGGCGAGCGACGTGGCCTCCTTCGGCCTCGGGCGCGGCTGGTGGCTGCTCGGCGCCCTCGTCGTCATCGGCTTCCTCGCGGGTGTGCTGTGGGGCTGGCTCTCGCGCCTGCGGATCGCGATCTGGAGGACCAACTGA